One segment of Daphnia magna isolate NIES linkage group LG2, ASM2063170v1.1, whole genome shotgun sequence DNA contains the following:
- the LOC116915350 gene encoding uncharacterized protein LOC116915350 isoform X1, with amino-acid sequence MHSLGLVLLAVFQIAMAMTGGPSTINRHSQGDIFSHQGASGECNASACLSALGQRNNGSLSAARLGRHCQCQCPIDRPIYREDLKQCVSTIDECALADYVSGVQSEKVPFVFLPMQGQLINPNAEIALSDVRAEGQVVVSPVCVVSKSTFLTRSGWIATDNSSSGIPTDRELPFALARESGRTHLQWLGEPRLRSLMEGRIVLVKLLCKDTANARIGVFSPCIAFRVAGSPGLVESIRHGGPGGDEKSGLRHADYLAIGISSALLGMLYVAGLVGFICYRRRKRQLENVHIKLSAQPSTPVQELGIMRLNPLLQSARNSSHPATSDLSKNVRPHHRSSNMEPRSEGNRRNRPSNAPGNIHPTMNNYRYNGSQSEDCFRDSSVDDAGQDAAYYYRRDSPMMTNDNRRLYFSPTYFDLELLKQSPPPAALEFLSRIRGMIDVAKDKMSSKRFMPSLIDIPEELSHYSGYGSNQGLSHYAEEFRRNGSFNNRPPFTTIDEPENARNSYGTLKRPTKKNDSLQRNSLNRKTVTGDNVDGAKLSENKDDIYHPMELRTNFLQKSPLPGRKSTSLASETMNLVSIYTNPSIEEIYRSLDRSQPQRLNKGATESGAESDAVSDLVSEAESKMPKITGPATTRKTYFEPDSLDRKPSNPGGNNRPHLYQKKPPRWSKRAQHPDTNDEMREADENSSSAAGYTSSTCTSMKSLSRVLPAQEAMEVGNQLFNMDTGAPTLPRLIKPNASDRSHVYETIGRNHDKDGIFVNRDFRKPPEVIYSSSNSSSSSSKITIVEDCLKNKLTIQVDDIRNLKDEFEPDTLERSNDPQTAPPFRRQESFIADSLERPIQPVKSTINKLMSSCNNNAPVSPSSSSSGLGSSGESLVNKEDWIKKEELPPPGSVVSLRQIYTARTHQTKPDTWTAATLEATKKPSSRIVSASNPQILLRLSGNDESRMYHQTSSAPDEPVSPPPLPIKAVGSPIAAPAIPRDLKPPIGVHQHPPKVKHPPCSSRGVQTESPTPPPPTLPPKNGKGGSSGRANSDTATSAEKGLGDDSKIYSGHFILSHPSPSGTIKLPNVLERIAQIEREENRISSASKGMEIALSLKARMGHLEGSLKDHRKTLSIKKTWRKLLDKVEDSFSETESAGSTLRRPPSSASKLLKKSLPPPPPSDEENDTDDESQSSLGSDGTGRDRHSVNGGVDQSTDGIKLKSFYTFGEDQPQAVQPLSTSTIKSNITAHSRRSAASGSVGSNLGRKLRTNDSYDSGLYSSNYSTYIGDY; translated from the exons ATGCACTCCTTGGGGCTTGTTCTGTtagctgtttttcaaattGCCATGGCCATGACGGGCGGACCTTCGACCATCAATCGACACTCGCAAGGAGACATCTTTTCCCATCAAG GTGCCTCTGGCGAATGCAATGCTTCGGCTTGTCTATCGGCCCTTGGTCAGCGCAACAATGGGAGCCTATCCGCCGCCCGGCTTGGACGCCATTGTCAGTGCCAGTGCCCCATCGACCGGCCTATCTACCGTGAAGACCTGAAGCAATGCGTCAGCACCATTGacg AATGCGCCTTGGCCGATTATGTCAGTGGCGTCCAATCGGAGAAAGTGCCTTTCGTCTTCTTACCCATGCAAGGTCAACTGATCAACCCTAATGCTGAAATCGCCTTATCAG ATGTACGAGCTGAAGGTCAAGTGGTCGTCTCACCTGTCTGCGTTGTTTCTAAATCAACTTTTCTCACTCGCTCCGGATGGATAGCCACAGATAATTCATCGTCCGGCATCCCGACAGATCGGGAACTACCGTTCGCTCTGGCTCGCGAATCCGGGCGTACACATTTACAG TGGTTGGGCGAACCGCGGCTTCGGTCATTGATGGAAGGCCGGATCGTCCTGGTTAAGTTGTTGTGCAAGGACACGGCCAACGCGCGCATCGGCGTCTTCTCGCCCTGCATCGCCTTCCGCGTCGCCGGCAGTCCAG gtttggtAGAATCTATTCGACATGGAGGCCCTGGTGGCGATGAGAAGAGCGGATTGCGTCATGCTGACTATCTGGCCATTGGCATTAGTTCGGCTCTTTTGGGAATGCTCTACGTAGCTGGACTTGTGGGTTTCATCTGTTACCGTCGCCGGAAGCGACAGCTGGAGAATGTTCACATTAAATTATCCGCACAGCCATCCACTCCTGTTCAAGAATTGGGGATCATGCGGCTCAATCCGTTACTCCAATCTGCCAGAAATAGCAGTCATCCGGCCACCTCTGACCTATCAAAGAATGTCAGACCGCATCATCGATCTTCTAATATGGAACCACGATCC GAAGGAAATCGACGGAATCGTCCGTCGAACGCGCCCGGAAACATTCATCCGACCATGAATAACTACCGTTACAATGGCAGTCAATCGGAGGATTGTTTCCGGGATTCATCGGTTGATGATGCTGGACAAGACGCCGCCTATTACTATCGCAGAGATTCTCCAATGATGACGAATGATAACCGACGCCTTTACTTTAGCCCAACGtattttgatttggaattactCAAA CAGTCACCTCCTCCCGCGGCGCTTGAATTCCTGTCTCGCATTCGTGGAATGATTGACGTGGCTAAAGACAAAATGTCATCCAAACGATTCATGCCCAGCCTTATTGACATTCCGGAAGAGTTGAGCCATTATTCCGGCTATGGAAGTAATCAAGGTTTGTCGCATTACGCCGAGGAGTTCCGCCGTAATGGCTCGTTCAACAACAGGCCGCCATTCACGACCATTGACGAGCCGGAGAACGCGCGCAATTCATACGGAACCCTTAAAAggccaacaaagaaaaatgactCGCTTCAGCGCAACTCACTTAATCGGAAGACGGTGACAGGCGACAACGTCGACGGTGCTAAGTTGTCAGAAAATAAAGACGACATCTACCATCCGATGGAATTAAGGACCAATTTCCTTCAGAAGAGCCCTCTACCGGGAAGAAAATCAACTAGTTTGGCATCGGAAACGATGAATCTCGTTTCTATCTACACGAACCCTTCCATTGAAGAAATTTACCGGTCACTGGACCGTTCGCAGCCGCAGAGGTTGAATAAAGGGGCCACAGAGAGCGGAGCGGAAAGTGATGCCGTCTCGGATTTAGTTTCCGAAGCGGAATCTAAGATGCCTAAAATCACGGGCCCAGCAACGACGCGTAAAACGTATTTTGAGCCGGACAGCCTGGATCGGAAGCCGTCGAATCCCGGGGGTAATAACAGACCTCACCTGTACCAAAAGAAACCGCCTCGTTGGTCCAAACGAGCCCAACATCCGGACACCAATGACGAAATGCGTGAAGCGGATGAAAATAGTAGCAGTGCGGCTGGTTACACTTCTAGTACGTGCACTTCGATGAAATCGCTTAGCCGAGTCCTTCCAGCACAAGAGGCTATGGAAGTGGGCAATCAGCTGTTCAATATGGACACCGGAGCACCTACCCTTCCTCGATTAATCAAACCGAACGCATCCGATCGTAGCCATGTTTACGAAACGATCGGCCGCAATCACGACAAAGACGGCATTTTTGTTAATAGAGACTTCCGAAAGCCGCCAGAAGTGATTTATTCGAGCAGCAATTCGTCCAGTTCCAGTAGTAAAATTACGATAGTCGAGGATTGTctcaaaaataaattgacCATCCAGGTGGATGACATCCGGAATTTAAAGGACGAATTTGAGCCGGATACGTTGGAACGCAGTAATGACCCGCAAACGGCGCCACCTTTCCGACGTCAGGAAAGCTTTATCGCCGATTCACTGGAACGGCCCATCCAGCCGGTCAAATCGACCATTAATAAACTGATGAGTTCCTGTAACAATAACGCGCCCGTTtcgccttcttcttcttcttccggaTTGGGCTCTTCTGGCGAAAGCCTCGTCAACAAAGAGGATTGgatcaaaaaagaagaattaccTCCACCCGGAAGTGTCGTCTCGTTGCGTCAGATTTACACGGCTCGCACACATCAAACGAAACCTGACACATGGACAGCGGCAACGCTGGAAGCCACTAAAAAACCATCCAGCCGAATCGTTTCTGCGTCCAATCCTCAAATTCTGCTCCGGTTGTCAGGAAACGATGAATCCAGGATGTACCACCAAACATCATCCGCTCCGGATGAGCCTGTTTCTCCTCCACCTTTACCAATCAAAGCAGTCGGCAGTCCAATAGCAGCGCCTGCTATTCCTAGGGATTTGAAACCTCCAATAGGAGTTCATCAACACCCACCGAAGGTGAAGCATCCACCTTGCAGTTCCAGAGGAGTCCAAACAGAATCGCCGACGCCTCCTCCACCTACTCTTCCGCCAAAAAACGGGAAAGGCGGAAGTTCCGGTAGAGCGAACTCCGACACCGCTACTTCCGCCGAAAAGGGCCTCGGAGACGACAGCAAGATCTACAGTGGCCATTTCATATTGAGCCATCCGTCACCCAGTGGCACTATTAAATTACCCAACGTCCTGGAGCGGATTGCCCAGATCGAGCGGGAAGAGAACCGTATATCCAGCGCTTCTAAAGGCATGGAAATTGCGCTGTCTTTGAAAGCGCGGATGGGTCACCTTGAAGGATCGCTGAAGGATCACAGGAAGACGCTGTCGATCAAGAAAACGTGGCGCAAGTTGCTGGACAAGGTGGAAGATTCCTTCTCGGAAACGGAGTCGGCTGGATCGACTCTCCGTCGACCGCCGTCTTCTGCTTCGAAACTCTTGAAGAAATCATTACCTCCGCCTCCGCCTAGTGACGAGGAAAACGATACGGATGACGAGTCGCAGTCCAGCTTGGGGTCAGACGGAACCGGAAGGGATCGTCATTCAGTCAACGGTGGAGTTGACCAGTCGACAGACGGAATCAAGCTTAAAAGTTTCTATACTTTTGGCGAAGATCAGCCTCAGGCCGTCCAGCCTCTTTCTACGTCGACGATCAAATCCAACATTACGGCCCATAGCCGTCGTTCGGCCGCCAGCGGTTCTGTTGGTAGCAACTTGGGCCGAAAGTTGCGCACTAATGATTCGTACGACAGTGGTCTTTACTCCAGCAACTATTCCACCTACATCGGGGACTATTGA
- the LOC116915350 gene encoding uncharacterized protein LOC116915350 isoform X2, with amino-acid sequence MHSLGLVLLAVFQIAMAMTGGPSTINRHSQGDIFSHQGASGECNASACLSALGQRNNGSLSAARLGRHCQCQCPIDRPIYREDLKQCVSTIDECALADYVSGVQSEKVPFVFLPMQGQLINPNAEIALSDVRAEGQVVVSPVCVVSKSTFLTRSGWIATDNSSSGIPTDRELPFALARESGRTHLQWLGEPRLRSLMEGRIVLVKLLCKDTANARIGVFSPCIAFRVAGSPGLVESIRHGGPGGDEKSGLRHADYLAIGISSALLGMLYVAGLVGFICYRRRKRQLENVHIKLSAQPSTPVQELGIMRLNPLLQSARNSSHPATSDLSKNVRPHHRSSNMEPRSEGNRRNRPSNAPGNIHPTMNNYRYNGSQSEDCFRDSSVDDAGQDAAYYYRRDSPMMTNDNRRLYFSPTYFDLELLKSPPPAALEFLSRIRGMIDVAKDKMSSKRFMPSLIDIPEELSHYSGYGSNQGLSHYAEEFRRNGSFNNRPPFTTIDEPENARNSYGTLKRPTKKNDSLQRNSLNRKTVTGDNVDGAKLSENKDDIYHPMELRTNFLQKSPLPGRKSTSLASETMNLVSIYTNPSIEEIYRSLDRSQPQRLNKGATESGAESDAVSDLVSEAESKMPKITGPATTRKTYFEPDSLDRKPSNPGGNNRPHLYQKKPPRWSKRAQHPDTNDEMREADENSSSAAGYTSSTCTSMKSLSRVLPAQEAMEVGNQLFNMDTGAPTLPRLIKPNASDRSHVYETIGRNHDKDGIFVNRDFRKPPEVIYSSSNSSSSSSKITIVEDCLKNKLTIQVDDIRNLKDEFEPDTLERSNDPQTAPPFRRQESFIADSLERPIQPVKSTINKLMSSCNNNAPVSPSSSSSGLGSSGESLVNKEDWIKKEELPPPGSVVSLRQIYTARTHQTKPDTWTAATLEATKKPSSRIVSASNPQILLRLSGNDESRMYHQTSSAPDEPVSPPPLPIKAVGSPIAAPAIPRDLKPPIGVHQHPPKVKHPPCSSRGVQTESPTPPPPTLPPKNGKGGSSGRANSDTATSAEKGLGDDSKIYSGHFILSHPSPSGTIKLPNVLERIAQIEREENRISSASKGMEIALSLKARMGHLEGSLKDHRKTLSIKKTWRKLLDKVEDSFSETESAGSTLRRPPSSASKLLKKSLPPPPPSDEENDTDDESQSSLGSDGTGRDRHSVNGGVDQSTDGIKLKSFYTFGEDQPQAVQPLSTSTIKSNITAHSRRSAASGSVGSNLGRKLRTNDSYDSGLYSSNYSTYIGDY; translated from the exons ATGCACTCCTTGGGGCTTGTTCTGTtagctgtttttcaaattGCCATGGCCATGACGGGCGGACCTTCGACCATCAATCGACACTCGCAAGGAGACATCTTTTCCCATCAAG GTGCCTCTGGCGAATGCAATGCTTCGGCTTGTCTATCGGCCCTTGGTCAGCGCAACAATGGGAGCCTATCCGCCGCCCGGCTTGGACGCCATTGTCAGTGCCAGTGCCCCATCGACCGGCCTATCTACCGTGAAGACCTGAAGCAATGCGTCAGCACCATTGacg AATGCGCCTTGGCCGATTATGTCAGTGGCGTCCAATCGGAGAAAGTGCCTTTCGTCTTCTTACCCATGCAAGGTCAACTGATCAACCCTAATGCTGAAATCGCCTTATCAG ATGTACGAGCTGAAGGTCAAGTGGTCGTCTCACCTGTCTGCGTTGTTTCTAAATCAACTTTTCTCACTCGCTCCGGATGGATAGCCACAGATAATTCATCGTCCGGCATCCCGACAGATCGGGAACTACCGTTCGCTCTGGCTCGCGAATCCGGGCGTACACATTTACAG TGGTTGGGCGAACCGCGGCTTCGGTCATTGATGGAAGGCCGGATCGTCCTGGTTAAGTTGTTGTGCAAGGACACGGCCAACGCGCGCATCGGCGTCTTCTCGCCCTGCATCGCCTTCCGCGTCGCCGGCAGTCCAG gtttggtAGAATCTATTCGACATGGAGGCCCTGGTGGCGATGAGAAGAGCGGATTGCGTCATGCTGACTATCTGGCCATTGGCATTAGTTCGGCTCTTTTGGGAATGCTCTACGTAGCTGGACTTGTGGGTTTCATCTGTTACCGTCGCCGGAAGCGACAGCTGGAGAATGTTCACATTAAATTATCCGCACAGCCATCCACTCCTGTTCAAGAATTGGGGATCATGCGGCTCAATCCGTTACTCCAATCTGCCAGAAATAGCAGTCATCCGGCCACCTCTGACCTATCAAAGAATGTCAGACCGCATCATCGATCTTCTAATATGGAACCACGATCC GAAGGAAATCGACGGAATCGTCCGTCGAACGCGCCCGGAAACATTCATCCGACCATGAATAACTACCGTTACAATGGCAGTCAATCGGAGGATTGTTTCCGGGATTCATCGGTTGATGATGCTGGACAAGACGCCGCCTATTACTATCGCAGAGATTCTCCAATGATGACGAATGATAACCGACGCCTTTACTTTAGCCCAACGtattttgatttggaattactCAAA TCACCTCCTCCCGCGGCGCTTGAATTCCTGTCTCGCATTCGTGGAATGATTGACGTGGCTAAAGACAAAATGTCATCCAAACGATTCATGCCCAGCCTTATTGACATTCCGGAAGAGTTGAGCCATTATTCCGGCTATGGAAGTAATCAAGGTTTGTCGCATTACGCCGAGGAGTTCCGCCGTAATGGCTCGTTCAACAACAGGCCGCCATTCACGACCATTGACGAGCCGGAGAACGCGCGCAATTCATACGGAACCCTTAAAAggccaacaaagaaaaatgactCGCTTCAGCGCAACTCACTTAATCGGAAGACGGTGACAGGCGACAACGTCGACGGTGCTAAGTTGTCAGAAAATAAAGACGACATCTACCATCCGATGGAATTAAGGACCAATTTCCTTCAGAAGAGCCCTCTACCGGGAAGAAAATCAACTAGTTTGGCATCGGAAACGATGAATCTCGTTTCTATCTACACGAACCCTTCCATTGAAGAAATTTACCGGTCACTGGACCGTTCGCAGCCGCAGAGGTTGAATAAAGGGGCCACAGAGAGCGGAGCGGAAAGTGATGCCGTCTCGGATTTAGTTTCCGAAGCGGAATCTAAGATGCCTAAAATCACGGGCCCAGCAACGACGCGTAAAACGTATTTTGAGCCGGACAGCCTGGATCGGAAGCCGTCGAATCCCGGGGGTAATAACAGACCTCACCTGTACCAAAAGAAACCGCCTCGTTGGTCCAAACGAGCCCAACATCCGGACACCAATGACGAAATGCGTGAAGCGGATGAAAATAGTAGCAGTGCGGCTGGTTACACTTCTAGTACGTGCACTTCGATGAAATCGCTTAGCCGAGTCCTTCCAGCACAAGAGGCTATGGAAGTGGGCAATCAGCTGTTCAATATGGACACCGGAGCACCTACCCTTCCTCGATTAATCAAACCGAACGCATCCGATCGTAGCCATGTTTACGAAACGATCGGCCGCAATCACGACAAAGACGGCATTTTTGTTAATAGAGACTTCCGAAAGCCGCCAGAAGTGATTTATTCGAGCAGCAATTCGTCCAGTTCCAGTAGTAAAATTACGATAGTCGAGGATTGTctcaaaaataaattgacCATCCAGGTGGATGACATCCGGAATTTAAAGGACGAATTTGAGCCGGATACGTTGGAACGCAGTAATGACCCGCAAACGGCGCCACCTTTCCGACGTCAGGAAAGCTTTATCGCCGATTCACTGGAACGGCCCATCCAGCCGGTCAAATCGACCATTAATAAACTGATGAGTTCCTGTAACAATAACGCGCCCGTTtcgccttcttcttcttcttccggaTTGGGCTCTTCTGGCGAAAGCCTCGTCAACAAAGAGGATTGgatcaaaaaagaagaattaccTCCACCCGGAAGTGTCGTCTCGTTGCGTCAGATTTACACGGCTCGCACACATCAAACGAAACCTGACACATGGACAGCGGCAACGCTGGAAGCCACTAAAAAACCATCCAGCCGAATCGTTTCTGCGTCCAATCCTCAAATTCTGCTCCGGTTGTCAGGAAACGATGAATCCAGGATGTACCACCAAACATCATCCGCTCCGGATGAGCCTGTTTCTCCTCCACCTTTACCAATCAAAGCAGTCGGCAGTCCAATAGCAGCGCCTGCTATTCCTAGGGATTTGAAACCTCCAATAGGAGTTCATCAACACCCACCGAAGGTGAAGCATCCACCTTGCAGTTCCAGAGGAGTCCAAACAGAATCGCCGACGCCTCCTCCACCTACTCTTCCGCCAAAAAACGGGAAAGGCGGAAGTTCCGGTAGAGCGAACTCCGACACCGCTACTTCCGCCGAAAAGGGCCTCGGAGACGACAGCAAGATCTACAGTGGCCATTTCATATTGAGCCATCCGTCACCCAGTGGCACTATTAAATTACCCAACGTCCTGGAGCGGATTGCCCAGATCGAGCGGGAAGAGAACCGTATATCCAGCGCTTCTAAAGGCATGGAAATTGCGCTGTCTTTGAAAGCGCGGATGGGTCACCTTGAAGGATCGCTGAAGGATCACAGGAAGACGCTGTCGATCAAGAAAACGTGGCGCAAGTTGCTGGACAAGGTGGAAGATTCCTTCTCGGAAACGGAGTCGGCTGGATCGACTCTCCGTCGACCGCCGTCTTCTGCTTCGAAACTCTTGAAGAAATCATTACCTCCGCCTCCGCCTAGTGACGAGGAAAACGATACGGATGACGAGTCGCAGTCCAGCTTGGGGTCAGACGGAACCGGAAGGGATCGTCATTCAGTCAACGGTGGAGTTGACCAGTCGACAGACGGAATCAAGCTTAAAAGTTTCTATACTTTTGGCGAAGATCAGCCTCAGGCCGTCCAGCCTCTTTCTACGTCGACGATCAAATCCAACATTACGGCCCATAGCCGTCGTTCGGCCGCCAGCGGTTCTGTTGGTAGCAACTTGGGCCGAAAGTTGCGCACTAATGATTCGTACGACAGTGGTCTTTACTCCAGCAACTATTCCACCTACATCGGGGACTATTGA
- the LOC116915502 gene encoding zinc finger SWIM domain-containing protein 7 isoform X2 yields MAKEFQYSRWLNIAVREIFTEIEKCCSNKKEVTEGLLASLHTLFPLQSVTALDLIDHRSVSLLTSPSGRKIYSCLGSLGTPYLIPYTGFTCTCPSYRHNLNSENLWCPHLLAVQLSIAMDIVQQKQVTEDAMKTLLSELVMFDD; encoded by the exons ATGGCTAAAGAATTTCAGTACTCTCGATGGCTAAATATTGCCGTTAGGGAGATATTTACCGAAATTGAGAAATGTTgcagcaacaaaaaagaag taacgGAAGGTTTACTAGCCAGTCTTCACACATTATTTCCTCTGCAATCGGTTACGGCACTGGATCTGATAGACCACCGAAGCGTGTCTCTGCTGACGAGTCCTTCAG GTAGAAAAATCTATTCCTGCCTAGGAAGCTTGGGTACACCTTACCTCATCCCCTATACTGGATTCACTTGTACATGTCCTTCTTACCGGCATAATCTTAACAGCGAAAACTTATGGTGTCCACATCTTCTGGCCGTTCAATTAAGTATCGCAATGGACATTGTTCAACAGAAGCAAGTCACTGAAGACGCTATGAAGACTTTGTTGAGCGAACTAGTTATGTTTGATGACTGA
- the LOC116915502 gene encoding zinc finger SWIM domain-containing protein 7 isoform X1: MAKEFQYSRWLNIAVREIFTEIEKCCSNKKEGELENHCTIGGTTQPASLHTLFPLQSVTALDLIDHRSVSLLTSPSGRKIYSCLGSLGTPYLIPYTGFTCTCPSYRHNLNSENLWCPHLLAVQLSIAMDIVQQKQVTEDAMKTLLSELVMFDD; the protein is encoded by the exons ATGGCTAAAGAATTTCAGTACTCTCGATGGCTAAATATTGCCGTTAGGGAGATATTTACCGAAATTGAGAAATGTTgcagcaacaaaaaagaaggcgAGTTGGAAAATCACTGTACAATTGGTGGTACCACACAACCAG CCAGTCTTCACACATTATTTCCTCTGCAATCGGTTACGGCACTGGATCTGATAGACCACCGAAGCGTGTCTCTGCTGACGAGTCCTTCAG GTAGAAAAATCTATTCCTGCCTAGGAAGCTTGGGTACACCTTACCTCATCCCCTATACTGGATTCACTTGTACATGTCCTTCTTACCGGCATAATCTTAACAGCGAAAACTTATGGTGTCCACATCTTCTGGCCGTTCAATTAAGTATCGCAATGGACATTGTTCAACAGAAGCAAGTCACTGAAGACGCTATGAAGACTTTGTTGAGCGAACTAGTTATGTTTGATGACTGA